In one Phyllostomus discolor isolate MPI-MPIP mPhyDis1 chromosome 8, mPhyDis1.pri.v3, whole genome shotgun sequence genomic region, the following are encoded:
- the PECAM1 gene encoding platelet endothelial cell adhesion molecule isoform X2, whose translation MQERSIDSAPRPRIIGVWTMGHTQPCPNQETNPQPRASFSLAVHGKCLQLQGHGPKAELTAHFRMPLGLTTEGKMWLGVLLTILLCSSLEAQENPFTINNVHMVILPGQEVNNGDNLTLLCIVDISTTAHVQPQRQMLFYKDDVPFHNVSSTKSVESYFIPQARVYNAGTYRCTVSLNNKMKTTSDHEVLVKGVSSPTVTLDKKEAVEGEIVTVNCSVPEEKAPVHFTVEKLGLYKRNGKQKRKTSQNQNFVTLEFIVEEQDDVIYFQCTASIAFGTRMETSTAAKSELVTVRESFSNPKFSVTPRGMIMEGEKMDITCTIQVGHMATAFPEIIIQKDKMIVAHSTNNNRATYSLMATVEHSGNYTCKVETSQISKVSSIVVNITELFSKPKLESSATRLDQGGSLNLWCFIPGTPEANFTIQKGDMTVSWSQNFTKRVSERDSGAYTCSAGIGKVFKKSNTVQITVCEKLSKPRIFHESKSEVIKGHTIEVKCQSINGTSPISYRLEKTHITLNSHNVSSNEPAVFKDNPTEDTKYYCIARNCHSHPEIVSDLLSVKVIAPVDKVTISILSDKTVESGEELVLRCSTNKASGPITYKFYKVKEARSFYETTSNDTQAIWHKTQASREQDGQYYCTASNRANVAGAVLQSNVLTVTVYLAPWKKGLIAVVVIVVIIAILVLAARCYFQKKAKAKQMPVEMSRPAVPLLTSNNEKMSDSSTEANRPYDYSEDIGNHAMKPVNENKESLTSDVEYTEVEVTSPEPHEGRQPPWSQAQPDPQNQNLQHLNSSQFSDVSDADTV comes from the exons GGCCAGTTTCTCGTTGGCTGTGCATGGGAAGTGCCTTCAGCTCCAGGGGCATGGCCCAAAGGCAGAACTAACTGCCCATTTCAGGATGCCATTGGGGTTGACTACAGAGGGCAAGATGTGGCTGGGAGTCCTGCTGACAATTCTGCTCT gttcaagCCTTGAGGCTCAAGAGAACC CTTTCACCATCAACAACGTCCACATGGTGATCCTGCCAGGGCAGGAGGTAAACAACGGGGACAACCTGACCCTGCTGTGCATTGTGGACATCAGCACCACTGCTCACGTCCAGCCTCAGCGCCAGATGCTCTTCTATAAGGACGACGTGCCGTTTCACAACGTCTCCTCCACGAAGAGCGTGGAGAGTTATTTCATCCCTCAAGCCCGAGTCTACAACGCAGGGACGTACAGATGCACTGTGAGTCTGAACAACAAGATGAAAACCACGTCGGATCACGAGGTACTGGTGAAAG GAGTGTCCAGTCCCACAGTGACGCTGGACAAGAAGGAGGCGGTAGAAGGTGAGATCGTGACGGTCAATTGTTCTGTCCCAGAGGAAAAGGCCCCAGTACATTTCACAGTTGAAAAACTCGGACTATATAAAAGAAATggcaagcagaaaagaaaaacgtCTCAGAACCAGAATTTTGTGACACTGGAATTCATAGTCGAGGAACAGGACGATGTGATCTATTTCCAATGTACAGCCAGCATCGCTTTTGGGACACGCATGGAGACCTCTACAGCAGCCAAGAGTGAACTGGTCACCGTGAGGG AATCCTTCTCTAATCCCAAGTTCTCTGTCACCCCTCGGGGGATGATCATGGAAGGAGAGAAGATGGACATTACATGCACCATCCAAGTGGGGCACATGGCCACTGCATTTCCAGAAATCATAATCCAGAAGGACAAGATGATCGTGGCGCACAGCACAAACAACAACAGGGCCACCTACTCACTGATGGCCACTGTGGAGCACAGTGGCAACTACACATGCAAAGTGGAAACCAGCCAGATATCCAAGGTCAGCAGCATCGTGGTCAACATAACAG AGCTATTTTCCAAGCCAAAGCTGGAATCTTCCGCCACACGTCTGGACCAGGGTGGAAGTCTGAACCTGTGGTGCTTCATCCCAGGAACACCTGAAGCCAACTTCACCATCCAGAAGGGAGACATGACCGTGTCATGGTCTCAGAATTTCACCAAGAGAGTCTCAGAGCGGGACAGCGGGGCATACACCTGCAGTGCGGGCATTGGCAAGGTGTTCAAGAAAAGCAACACGGTCCAGATAACCGTGTGTG AAAAGCTCTCCAAGCCCAGGATTTTTCATGAGTCCAAGTCTGAGGTGATAAAAGGACACACCATAGAAGTCAAATGCCAGTCCATAAATGGAACCTCTCCTATTTCGTATCGCCTTGAAAAAACACATATCACTCTGAATAGTCACAACGTAAGCTCAAATGAGCCCGCAGTATTCAAAGATAACCCCACAGAAGACACCAAATATTACTGCATCGCACGTAATTGCCACTCCCACCCTGAAATAGTCAGTGACCTTCTGTCGGTCAAGGTGATAG cCCCAGTGGATAAGGTCACTATTTCTATCTTGAGTGATAAGACAGTGGAGTCTGGGGAAGAACTTGTGCTTCGATGCTCCACAAACAAAGCATCTGGTCCAATCACCTACAAGTTTTACAAAGTAAAGGAGGCCAGGTCCTTCTACGAAACCACCTCAAATGACACCCAGGCCATCTGGCACAAGACACAGGCTAGCAGGGAACAGGATGGGCAGTATTACTGCACAGCCTCCAACAGAGCCAACGTTGCTGGGGCTGTCCTCCAAAGCAATGTATTGACCGTCACAG tCTATCTTGCCCCATGGAAGAAAGGACTTATTGCAGTGGTGGTCATCGTAGTGATAATTGCCATCTTGGTACTTGCGGCCAGATGCTATTTTCAGAAGAAAGCCAAGG cCAAGCAGATGCCAGTGGAGATGTCCAG gccGGCAGTGCCACTTCTGACCTCCAACAATGAGAAGATGTCAGATTCCAGCACCGAAGCCAACAGACCTTACG ATTACAGCGAAGATATTGGAAACCATGCAATGAAAccagtaaatgaaaataaag AGTCTCTGACCTCGGACGTGGAGTACACAGAAGTGGAGGTAACCTCACCTGAGCCTCATGAAG
- the PECAM1 gene encoding platelet endothelial cell adhesion molecule isoform X3, translated as MQERSIDSAPRPRIIGVWTMGHTQPCPNQETNPQPRASFSLAVHGKCLQLQGHGPKAELTAHFRMPLGLTTEGKMWLGVLLTILLCSSLEAQENPFTINNVHMVILPGQEVNNGDNLTLLCIVDISTTAHVQPQRQMLFYKDDVPFHNVSSTKSVESYFIPQARVYNAGTYRCTVSLNNKMKTTSDHEVLVKGVSSPTVTLDKKEAVEGEIVTVNCSVPEEKAPVHFTVEKLGLYKRNGKQKRKTSQNQNFVTLEFIVEEQDDVIYFQCTASIAFGTRMETSTAAKSELVTVRESFSNPKFSVTPRGMIMEGEKMDITCTIQVGHMATAFPEIIIQKDKMIVAHSTNNNRATYSLMATVEHSGNYTCKVETSQISKVSSIVVNITELFSKPKLESSATRLDQGGSLNLWCFIPGTPEANFTIQKGDMTVSWSQNFTKRVSERDSGAYTCSAGIGKVFKKSNTVQITVCEKLSKPRIFHESKSEVIKGHTIEVKCQSINGTSPISYRLEKTHITLNSHNVSSNEPAVFKDNPTEDTKYYCIARNCHSHPEIVSDLLSVKVIAPVDKVTISILSDKTVESGEELVLRCSTNKASGPITYKFYKVKEARSFYETTSNDTQAIWHKTQASREQDGQYYCTASNRANVAGAVLQSNVLTVTVYLAPWKKGLIAVVVIVVIIAILVLAARCYFQKKAKAKQMPVEMSRPAVPLLTSNNEKMSDSSTEANRPYDYSEDIGNHAMKPVNENKESLTSDVEYTEVEVTSPEPHEDSMENRYSRTEGSLNGI; from the exons GGCCAGTTTCTCGTTGGCTGTGCATGGGAAGTGCCTTCAGCTCCAGGGGCATGGCCCAAAGGCAGAACTAACTGCCCATTTCAGGATGCCATTGGGGTTGACTACAGAGGGCAAGATGTGGCTGGGAGTCCTGCTGACAATTCTGCTCT gttcaagCCTTGAGGCTCAAGAGAACC CTTTCACCATCAACAACGTCCACATGGTGATCCTGCCAGGGCAGGAGGTAAACAACGGGGACAACCTGACCCTGCTGTGCATTGTGGACATCAGCACCACTGCTCACGTCCAGCCTCAGCGCCAGATGCTCTTCTATAAGGACGACGTGCCGTTTCACAACGTCTCCTCCACGAAGAGCGTGGAGAGTTATTTCATCCCTCAAGCCCGAGTCTACAACGCAGGGACGTACAGATGCACTGTGAGTCTGAACAACAAGATGAAAACCACGTCGGATCACGAGGTACTGGTGAAAG GAGTGTCCAGTCCCACAGTGACGCTGGACAAGAAGGAGGCGGTAGAAGGTGAGATCGTGACGGTCAATTGTTCTGTCCCAGAGGAAAAGGCCCCAGTACATTTCACAGTTGAAAAACTCGGACTATATAAAAGAAATggcaagcagaaaagaaaaacgtCTCAGAACCAGAATTTTGTGACACTGGAATTCATAGTCGAGGAACAGGACGATGTGATCTATTTCCAATGTACAGCCAGCATCGCTTTTGGGACACGCATGGAGACCTCTACAGCAGCCAAGAGTGAACTGGTCACCGTGAGGG AATCCTTCTCTAATCCCAAGTTCTCTGTCACCCCTCGGGGGATGATCATGGAAGGAGAGAAGATGGACATTACATGCACCATCCAAGTGGGGCACATGGCCACTGCATTTCCAGAAATCATAATCCAGAAGGACAAGATGATCGTGGCGCACAGCACAAACAACAACAGGGCCACCTACTCACTGATGGCCACTGTGGAGCACAGTGGCAACTACACATGCAAAGTGGAAACCAGCCAGATATCCAAGGTCAGCAGCATCGTGGTCAACATAACAG AGCTATTTTCCAAGCCAAAGCTGGAATCTTCCGCCACACGTCTGGACCAGGGTGGAAGTCTGAACCTGTGGTGCTTCATCCCAGGAACACCTGAAGCCAACTTCACCATCCAGAAGGGAGACATGACCGTGTCATGGTCTCAGAATTTCACCAAGAGAGTCTCAGAGCGGGACAGCGGGGCATACACCTGCAGTGCGGGCATTGGCAAGGTGTTCAAGAAAAGCAACACGGTCCAGATAACCGTGTGTG AAAAGCTCTCCAAGCCCAGGATTTTTCATGAGTCCAAGTCTGAGGTGATAAAAGGACACACCATAGAAGTCAAATGCCAGTCCATAAATGGAACCTCTCCTATTTCGTATCGCCTTGAAAAAACACATATCACTCTGAATAGTCACAACGTAAGCTCAAATGAGCCCGCAGTATTCAAAGATAACCCCACAGAAGACACCAAATATTACTGCATCGCACGTAATTGCCACTCCCACCCTGAAATAGTCAGTGACCTTCTGTCGGTCAAGGTGATAG cCCCAGTGGATAAGGTCACTATTTCTATCTTGAGTGATAAGACAGTGGAGTCTGGGGAAGAACTTGTGCTTCGATGCTCCACAAACAAAGCATCTGGTCCAATCACCTACAAGTTTTACAAAGTAAAGGAGGCCAGGTCCTTCTACGAAACCACCTCAAATGACACCCAGGCCATCTGGCACAAGACACAGGCTAGCAGGGAACAGGATGGGCAGTATTACTGCACAGCCTCCAACAGAGCCAACGTTGCTGGGGCTGTCCTCCAAAGCAATGTATTGACCGTCACAG tCTATCTTGCCCCATGGAAGAAAGGACTTATTGCAGTGGTGGTCATCGTAGTGATAATTGCCATCTTGGTACTTGCGGCCAGATGCTATTTTCAGAAGAAAGCCAAGG cCAAGCAGATGCCAGTGGAGATGTCCAG gccGGCAGTGCCACTTCTGACCTCCAACAATGAGAAGATGTCAGATTCCAGCACCGAAGCCAACAGACCTTACG ATTACAGCGAAGATATTGGAAACCATGCAATGAAAccagtaaatgaaaataaag AGTCTCTGACCTCGGACGTGGAGTACACAGAAGTGGAGGTAACCTCACCTGAGCCTCATGAAG
- the PECAM1 gene encoding platelet endothelial cell adhesion molecule isoform X4: MPLGLTTEGKMWLGVLLTILLCSSLEAQENPFTINNVHMVILPGQEVNNGDNLTLLCIVDISTTAHVQPQRQMLFYKDDVPFHNVSSTKSVESYFIPQARVYNAGTYRCTVSLNNKMKTTSDHEVLVKGVSSPTVTLDKKEAVEGEIVTVNCSVPEEKAPVHFTVEKLGLYKRNGKQKRKTSQNQNFVTLEFIVEEQDDVIYFQCTASIAFGTRMETSTAAKSELVTVRESFSNPKFSVTPRGMIMEGEKMDITCTIQVGHMATAFPEIIIQKDKMIVAHSTNNNRATYSLMATVEHSGNYTCKVETSQISKVSSIVVNITELFSKPKLESSATRLDQGGSLNLWCFIPGTPEANFTIQKGDMTVSWSQNFTKRVSERDSGAYTCSAGIGKVFKKSNTVQITVCEKLSKPRIFHESKSEVIKGHTIEVKCQSINGTSPISYRLEKTHITLNSHNVSSNEPAVFKDNPTEDTKYYCIARNCHSHPEIVSDLLSVKVIAPVDKVTISILSDKTVESGEELVLRCSTNKASGPITYKFYKVKEARSFYETTSNDTQAIWHKTQASREQDGQYYCTASNRANVAGAVLQSNVLTVTVYLAPWKKGLIAVVVIVVIIAILVLAARCYFQKKAKAKQMPVEMSRPAVPLLTSNNEKMSDSSTEANRPYDYSEDIGNHAMKPVNENKESLTSDVEYTEVEVTSPEPHEGLGRKGTETVYTEIRKANPGRQPPWSQAQPDPQNQNLQHLNSSQFSDVSDADTV; this comes from the exons ATGCCATTGGGGTTGACTACAGAGGGCAAGATGTGGCTGGGAGTCCTGCTGACAATTCTGCTCT gttcaagCCTTGAGGCTCAAGAGAACC CTTTCACCATCAACAACGTCCACATGGTGATCCTGCCAGGGCAGGAGGTAAACAACGGGGACAACCTGACCCTGCTGTGCATTGTGGACATCAGCACCACTGCTCACGTCCAGCCTCAGCGCCAGATGCTCTTCTATAAGGACGACGTGCCGTTTCACAACGTCTCCTCCACGAAGAGCGTGGAGAGTTATTTCATCCCTCAAGCCCGAGTCTACAACGCAGGGACGTACAGATGCACTGTGAGTCTGAACAACAAGATGAAAACCACGTCGGATCACGAGGTACTGGTGAAAG GAGTGTCCAGTCCCACAGTGACGCTGGACAAGAAGGAGGCGGTAGAAGGTGAGATCGTGACGGTCAATTGTTCTGTCCCAGAGGAAAAGGCCCCAGTACATTTCACAGTTGAAAAACTCGGACTATATAAAAGAAATggcaagcagaaaagaaaaacgtCTCAGAACCAGAATTTTGTGACACTGGAATTCATAGTCGAGGAACAGGACGATGTGATCTATTTCCAATGTACAGCCAGCATCGCTTTTGGGACACGCATGGAGACCTCTACAGCAGCCAAGAGTGAACTGGTCACCGTGAGGG AATCCTTCTCTAATCCCAAGTTCTCTGTCACCCCTCGGGGGATGATCATGGAAGGAGAGAAGATGGACATTACATGCACCATCCAAGTGGGGCACATGGCCACTGCATTTCCAGAAATCATAATCCAGAAGGACAAGATGATCGTGGCGCACAGCACAAACAACAACAGGGCCACCTACTCACTGATGGCCACTGTGGAGCACAGTGGCAACTACACATGCAAAGTGGAAACCAGCCAGATATCCAAGGTCAGCAGCATCGTGGTCAACATAACAG AGCTATTTTCCAAGCCAAAGCTGGAATCTTCCGCCACACGTCTGGACCAGGGTGGAAGTCTGAACCTGTGGTGCTTCATCCCAGGAACACCTGAAGCCAACTTCACCATCCAGAAGGGAGACATGACCGTGTCATGGTCTCAGAATTTCACCAAGAGAGTCTCAGAGCGGGACAGCGGGGCATACACCTGCAGTGCGGGCATTGGCAAGGTGTTCAAGAAAAGCAACACGGTCCAGATAACCGTGTGTG AAAAGCTCTCCAAGCCCAGGATTTTTCATGAGTCCAAGTCTGAGGTGATAAAAGGACACACCATAGAAGTCAAATGCCAGTCCATAAATGGAACCTCTCCTATTTCGTATCGCCTTGAAAAAACACATATCACTCTGAATAGTCACAACGTAAGCTCAAATGAGCCCGCAGTATTCAAAGATAACCCCACAGAAGACACCAAATATTACTGCATCGCACGTAATTGCCACTCCCACCCTGAAATAGTCAGTGACCTTCTGTCGGTCAAGGTGATAG cCCCAGTGGATAAGGTCACTATTTCTATCTTGAGTGATAAGACAGTGGAGTCTGGGGAAGAACTTGTGCTTCGATGCTCCACAAACAAAGCATCTGGTCCAATCACCTACAAGTTTTACAAAGTAAAGGAGGCCAGGTCCTTCTACGAAACCACCTCAAATGACACCCAGGCCATCTGGCACAAGACACAGGCTAGCAGGGAACAGGATGGGCAGTATTACTGCACAGCCTCCAACAGAGCCAACGTTGCTGGGGCTGTCCTCCAAAGCAATGTATTGACCGTCACAG tCTATCTTGCCCCATGGAAGAAAGGACTTATTGCAGTGGTGGTCATCGTAGTGATAATTGCCATCTTGGTACTTGCGGCCAGATGCTATTTTCAGAAGAAAGCCAAGG cCAAGCAGATGCCAGTGGAGATGTCCAG gccGGCAGTGCCACTTCTGACCTCCAACAATGAGAAGATGTCAGATTCCAGCACCGAAGCCAACAGACCTTACG ATTACAGCGAAGATATTGGAAACCATGCAATGAAAccagtaaatgaaaataaag AGTCTCTGACCTCGGACGTGGAGTACACAGAAGTGGAGGTAACCTCACCTGAGCCTCATGAAG